The Anabaena sp. PCC 7108 region TTGTCGTCCCACTCTCCAACGTCGTCCCCAAAAATTGCTGACTGTTTCTGATTATATGAGTGTAGAGGAAGACGCAAACGGGCAGGTAGTAATTGAGTCCAAAGAACCAGTACAACCACGAAATGTAACTAGCGAAGAGATTAACCAAAGATTGGCAAATCTCACCGCCCAAAAACCCTTGCTGGAGATTCGCAACTTGAGAGTTGGCTTTCCGGTTCGGGGGGTATTAAGTAGGACAAAGCCCTACAATATGGCGGTAAATTCTGTTTCTTTTGATGTCTATCCCGGAGAAACTTTGGGATTGGTGGGAGAATCAGGTTGTGGTAAAACCACTTTAGGCAGAACTTTGCTCAGATTAATCGCACCCATGAGCGGTAAGATTTTGTTTGATGGGCAGAATATTACAACCTTGACAGGAGAGAGGTTGCAGAAATTGCGACGAGAAATGCAAATCGTCTTTCAAAATCCCTTTAGTTCTCTTGACCCCCGGATGAAGATTGGGGACGCAGTTATGGAACCGTTGTTAATTCACTCGGTGGGGAAGACAAAGCAACAACGGCAAGACAGGGCGGCAGAACTGTTAGAACGGGTAGGATTGAGTGCAGATGATCTCAAACGCTATCCTCATCAGTTTTCCGGTGGTCAACGTCAAAGGGTTTGTATTGCCAGGTCTTTGGCTTTAAATCCTAAGTTTATTATTTGCGATGAGTCTGTTTCGGCGCTAGATGTGTCAGTACAAGCTCAGGTATTAAATTTGTTAAAAGAATTACAGAGTGAATTGCAACTTACTTATATTTTTATTTCCCATGATTTAAGTGTGGTCAAATTTATGAGCGATCGCATTTTGGTGATGAATCAAGGGAAAATTGTGGAAGAAGGTACAGCCGAAAGTCTTTACCACGAACCCAAAGAAGAATACACACGAAAATTAATTGCGGCCATTCCTACAGGTAGTGCGGAAAGAATCAGGAATCGGCATTCACGCTTATAACCCACATTCCGCACCCTGGGGTGTCACATAGTATTATCACTTAATTCTCTCTTGATTTTTGGATATAAATTATGCCTTATCGACATCATGTATCCGTTAATTCATTGAGATGTGGTATACAATACATCCTCATATCATCACAAAAAAGAGTAAAAACCGATTGTGACAGTTGAGGGTGCGGAAGATAGGTTATAAGGAAAACGCCGAAAACCCTTGAAGACGTGGCTAACTTAGGAAGCCACGTCTGGGCTTTAGACAAGGGATGAAGGCTAGTTGCAGGATTTATCCTGCACAGACACTGGATCGGGTAGACTGTCTATCCAATCTTCTATCATTCTAGTTACAGAAAATTCTTTTTGCTCCGCCAATAACTTTAGTTTATGAAATCTGCGTGGTGTCGTTCTAATTCTTATATATTCAGTCTTCATTTTGTCTCCTATTTGTTTCCTATCTATGTTACTATATTAATAGGTCGTAAATAAAGAAATTAATGATAGTTCTAGAGTATAAAGTTAAGGGAAAACAGCATCAATATAACGCCATAGATGATGCAATTCGTACTACCCAATTCGTTCGTAACAAAGCAATTAGGTTTTGGATGGATGCACCACGCGAGCTAAAAATTGATAAGTTTGCTCTTAATAAATACTCTACTGAACTTCGGAAGGAATTTCCCTTTGTTACTGCATTAAACTCAATGGCTGTGCAATCAGCCGCAGAAAGAGCTTGGTTTGCAATATCAAGGTTTTACGACAATTGCAAATCTAAAAAGTCTGGTAAAAAAGGATTCCCCCGGTTTCAAAAAAACTGTCGTTCAGTTGAATACAAAACATCTGGGTGGAAGCTGCACAAAACTAAGCGACGCATCACTTTTACCGATAAAAAAGGGATTGGTGAACTCAAACTTTTAGGTAAGTGGGATATTCAATACTATGAACTTAAAGATATTAAACGAGTGCGTTTAATCTGTCGTGCTGATGGATATTATGCTCAGTTTTGTGTGGGTATTGATGTTATAGATGTTCAACCAAAAACAGGTGAAGAAATTGGTTTAGATGTTGGTATCGAGTCGTTTTACACTGACTCTAACGGGCATCATGAACCTAATCCTAAGTTTTTGAGAAAGGCTGAAAAATCAATCAAACATTCTCAAAGACGGATTTACAAAAAGCGGAAAGGTTCTAGTTGTAGGAAAAAAGCTAGAAAACTTTATGCTAAAAAACACTTAAAAGTAAGTAGGCAACGGATTGAACACGCTAAGAGAATAGCGCGTAACGTATGCAAGTCTAACGACTTAGTAGCCTATGAAGATTTAAGGGTTTCAAATCTAGTAAAAAATCATTGTCTGGCAAAATCAATTAGTGATGCTAGTTGGTATTTGTTCAGACAATGGATTGAATATTTTGCGGTTAAATTTGACAAAATCGCTATAGCCGTAGCACCACATTACACTTCTCAAAAGTGTTCTAGTTGTGGCGTAATTGTCAAAAAATCTCTATCAACTCGCACCCATAAATGTAGTTGCGGATGCGAATTGCACAGAGATACAAATGCCGCAGTTAATATTTTAAATCTTGCAAAAGCTAGGGGAGGGCATCCCCAAAGTAACGCTACAGAAGTTGAAGCCACTACTCTACTTGGTGAGCCAGCGCGGTCTTGAGGGTTTCCCCCATGAGCGACTGGCGTTCGCGTCAGCGTGCCGGAGGCATCACCCGTAAGGGTGCAAACCTGGTTGAGCAAGTTTTGACGATGAATGTAGAATCCCCTCGGCTTTAGCCAGGGGAGTGTCAATGTAGTTTTTTAGCATTATTAAAATAATTCGTAATTCGTAATTCGTAATTCGTAATTCGTAATTAAGTTTTGCAACGGGGATTTAGCTGAGGCATCAAAACTTGCTGCCTGTAGAGGCAGGGGAATTAAACCCCCAGCATTGGTTAAAGCTTCTATAGCAACAGACAAGGCGGTTAGGACATCTACCAATGCTAAAACTTAGACACCAAAAGAGTTTTAGCACTGTCACCTGTTAAGAGTCACCTGCTATAGCTGACTAGGAACGTACTCATGGCAATAATCACCTCATTAGGGCTTGCTGAAAAAGTTGTCTTAGATTTAGATGAAACGTATTAATATCCGTCTTCCTAATTGAGTAACTATTTCCTGTCCTAAACGCTGGGTTTCTGGACGCAAAAACAGTTGAGATAATTCCTGGATGGAGATAAAGTCTAAAGGGTTAATGAGTAAAAATTTAATGATAAATTGCTGGATATTCTGCCAATTGTTATTGAGTTTTGTCGTAGGAGGGTAAGAAGTAATTATTGACCTTGTCCAAATTACGACCTCCTCGAAAGCTTCTGTTGAGAGATTTTCTAGATTGATAACAAATTCATTAACTAGAACATAACGTAATGAAGTTCCTTGAGGAGAGTATAAAAAATCTAACGTTCGATCTAATATTAGATAAAGGTTAAAATCATCACTTTGATAAATATTATTTACTAAATCTGACACTGAACCCCATTGAATAGCCTTGTTGTTTAACCAGAAATTTCTGAGGGCATCCCATAATATGGGAGATTTCCTGGTTAATAACCATTGTGCAATATAGGGATATCCAACTTTGTAAGCCTGAAAACCAGGATTAAATTTCAGAGCTATTCCTTCTATAGTGGCAAAGCATCGAAAAACTAACACGTAGAATTTAGGAATTTGCCAAGAATATTCGTAAACTAAACCTAATAGCTTCTCAAACACTTGTGTGAAACCCAATTCAGAGATACTACTTTCCCGAACATTGCCAAACATCTCAGCCAGTTTAGGAACTAAGGGAACTAAGTCAGTTTCTGGAGGTAGAAATCCCAATAAAACGAAGTCTTCAGCAAGGGCTGGAAAATCACCAGTCACCAAATGTAAAAAGAAGATAATCAATAAGTCACGAGTCTCTGGTGCAACTTCGCTCATCATGCCAAAGTCTAGGTAAGCTAATTTCCCATCGGGAGTTACTAGCACATTACCAGGATGAGGATCGGCATGAAAAAACCCACCTTTGATCAGTTGTTGTAAAGCAAATTTAAATTCTAGAGAAATTAAATCCGCAGGGTCTAATCCTTGAGCGCGAATTACTTCAATTGACGTGATTTTTGTGCCATTGACCCACTCCATTGTCAGGACTCGACTCGTGGTGTACATTTGGTAGATCCGTGGCACATGAATTTGGGGAAAATCACCGTACAGTTGAGCAAATTTCTGGGCATTTAAACCTTCTTGGACATAGTCCATTTCTTTAAAGATACTATTAGCCAGTTCATCGGTCAAAGCACTAATATTAGTGTGGATGAATGGAATATTGTTTTGCACCCAAATTGATAATTGTTGAAGCAAGTAAATATCTAGAACAAGGATATCTATGATTCCAGGTCGTTGCACCTTGACAGCAACGATTTCACCTGTTTGGAGTTTTCCCTTGTAAACTTGTCCCAAAGAAGCAGCAGCTACAGGTTCGGGATCTAGTTCCGCATAGATTTGGTCATAGGGACATCCGAGTTCTTCTTTTATGACTTTATAAGCTTGTTCATTAGAGAAGGGAGGCAATTGGTCTTGCAGACTTGCGAGTTCGTCTACATAAATAGGTGGGATGAGATCAGGACGACAAGAAAGCACTTGTCCCATTTTGATGAATGTTGGACCCAGATGAATCAGCTTCTGCACTAAAATTTTGGCTCGTAGCTGCTGATTCCGTAGCAAGCGCCTAGTTAGCCAGTCCCATAGCAGCAGCATCCCAAAGGAGCAAAATGAACTTAAAATAGTCAAGCGACGTGGCCAGAGTTTTCTAGGTGGCTGGCTATGGTTAGCAATAGAGACAAGACTATTTGATAAGGGGACTGTATTATTTTTCATTTTTAGGTCAGTAGATAGGTGCAGGAAAATATATTTTGTTTTGTAAAATGGCTAAAATTTAACTACAATAACTTCTATATATGGCTAACGCTACGCTATCAGCAACCCCTAAGTACAGACTTGGGGAAAAACTCACAAAATAGGGTAGGAATTAGACCAAATTTTTGGCTCTAAATTCCTCCTCCCCAGTCTTTTTTACTTGATGATGATAGTTATATTTTCATCACTATTAAGGTTTCTGGTATGTTCACTACCATTTAAGTTGCTGCTTTTTGGATTGTGATTTAATTGATATATTTTCTCTGTTTTTCACGTAGCAGTTCTAGCAGAAAAGGACTTAAAAAATCCTTTACGGGATTAACCAAGTGATACCAAAATTGTTTCTGCTCCTCCAATAATTTAATATAAGTGTCTGTACTGTGTGGGAAGGGAACATTAAATGGCATAGAAAAAAGCCCGCCAAAGGATACAGATGTGCTTAAACCATCACCGAATCCTACAACTGTAATAGGTTCGCCGCCGTTAGCATACTTACCAAAGAAAATATCCCCTAGTTGTAGTCCTTCAGGAGCGATCGCAGAGATCGGGAATGGAGGATCATAAGGATATGTGGGAACTATATCTAAAACATTTTCAATGCGATAACTAAGTTCTGCTCCTATTTGCTGGTTGTAGAAATCTACAAATTGTTGATTACCAATTTTAGGTGCGGCGATCGCATAAACTTTGATCAGCAATCCTCCAGCTGAAGCTGAACCAAACCAACGTCGTAGTGATAAACCAGCGAGTTGGCTCAGGGCAGCACCCAAACTGAAACCAGTTACCCATACCTCTATAGGTTCAATTAATGGTGATAGCTGAGATAAAAGCTGCTCCTCAAGAAATTGTAAAATTTTCTCCAGTTCTTCATCAGCAACGACTTTTTTAACTAAATCTTGAGCTTGTTTTTCAAACTCTGCTCCCAGTAGGATTGCTCCCGCATCGCACAAAGCCATAATGCAGGGAAATTTCCGTAAGGGAGGTAACTGACGGAGCCGCCGGAAATCTGAAAGTTTTAGCTCACCTCGCAGAGTCTTGAAGAAGTATTGAATTTCATCAGCCACCGACTCAAAAGCCAGATGAAGTCCTTGCACTACTTTTGCCCGTTGGACAGAGAAAGCACCGTAATTAATCAGTTCCCAATCTACGTCAGAAACTATGTTATTCATCTCAACAGCACCATCACTAATACCTGCTGTACCTCGTAAAGAAATTGCGTACTGATGAGCAACTTCTGATTGAGTATTTTTGAGAATTAGTCCCCGAAGATTCGTGCTGTCATTACGGAAGATATGAACTAATTCCCATTCCTGATTTTTATCAAGAGCCTTGTAAAGTTTCTTGAGAGCTACATCATCAACACTGCCATCTTCATCCTGGAAAACATCGTATGCATACTTAGAAAAGTTTGCCATCAGGATGGCTTCATCAAAACTGAAGCCTTTACGCAACTTCAACGATGCTTGACTGGGTTGCCGATTTTTAGGAACAACTGCGGATTCTGTCGGTTGTACTGGTTCAGTTGGTTGCTGATTTTCCGGGATAACTGCGGATTCTGTCGGTTGTACTGGTTCAGTTGGTTGTTGATTTTCCGGGATAGATATCGGTCGGCAATAAATTCCCAAGCGCACTAACAAATTCTGGCGACCGCCATGAGAACCAAAGAAACCAATAATTTCTTGCCCTTCAGGAGCTTCTAAAACGAAAGATTCGACCTCTGTATTTCCGCTGCCACCGCCAAAAATTTGAGATTTAATGCCTTTTTTGGTTTCAAATTGGAGGGTGATAATTTCTTCTTTCGGGTATCCTGGTGCTTGCCGTCCCCAAGTTCCACTTATTTTAGTAAGATAATCTCCTGGTTGTATAGAGACTTCTACGTTACTGCCACCACTTCCAACTATAGCTGAACGATAAGTTTCCGCAGGGATAGAGTCAATATTTTCGTATTCTATTTGAAGTGTACCAATTGCCCAAGCCGCATCCATAAGAATACTTTTCAATCGTGATTTTGGGGCTGTATCTTGAGGTAACAATTCAAAATCTGTCCCTGATATTGAACCACCTTTGGTACCGACTTTGACAAACTTAGATACTTGTGGCTCAGTTGCTACTTCAAGATTTCCTGTAACTCTTAATGAGTAAATGCGATTACCTGAATTTGCAAATGCTGTAGAGTTACTACCTGATCCTGTAAATAGAAATGTTCCACTTAAGTTACCGATAGCCCATGCTGCGCTCTCTTCTTTAAAGAAACTGACACATCCTGCTTTTGGATGGTATATACCCACAAAGTCACCTTTGTTGACTTTAATAGGTTCAGAAAGTGAAAATTGGTTTAGTCCCACAACAGGAGTTTTCAGTTCACTTTGACCGACAACCAACCAGATATCTGCCTCTTTCCTATATATAATCAATTGTGCAGGTAAGGTGTTTTCTGCCCAAATTTCCCACTTAGTTAATTCACCATTGCCATTTATAGGATTGTTTGTATCTACTAAGTAAAAATTGGAGGCTGAATCTGCAATTCCATATTTAGTTGGAGTATTACCACCTGTAATTACATTACTCTCATTTTCACTAGATGTTACATCTTTAATTGGCAGTTCTTCTTGTTGCCAAGTAGCACCATTAATTGTGCCATGATTAGCATTGCTAGTTTTGTCAGTAGCGACATTACCCGAACCGTCATTCAGAGGAAAATAAGCCACCAAGCCCGTTTCTTTACCTGTCAGACGATAAGACATCGTTTCTTGAATCATCCCTTGCGCTCTCGCAAAATTCCAAATACGTGCTTCCGCAATTTCCCCCTTAAAGAAGGAGTTACCCTGATGAACACCTATGTTGAGAGTGCGATCAGAGGGATCGAAGGGAGCAACATTACTTGCCTGGCTGACTAACTGACCGTTCTGATACAAACACATTATCCGCGTTTGGCTATCATAGGCGACAGCTACATGAAGCCAGGTATTTTTCGGACAGGGTTGGGGAGCATTTACCGTCAAAAATTGCCCATTATGTCCGGCGGAGACTCCACTGGGTACAAACAATGCGTGGTGGATTCCAGAAATAATATTGTTAAATTGTGCGGGCGGTTCAGCAAGTTTTATCCAGGCTTCTTTAGTATAGGAAGCTGTTAAAATTCCGTCAGGCAATTTAATGTAATCATCCTTACCATCAAAAGTCAGCACAGATTGGACTGTATCCGTCTTTTCAATTTTTATAGGCAGTTCTTCTTGCTGCCAAGTAGCACCGTTAATCTTGCCGTGATTGGCATTGCTGGTTTTGTCATAGGCGATCGCACTTGATCCTTCATTTAAGGGGAAATAAGCAACTAAACCTTCCTCTTTTCCTGTCAGACGTTGATTCATATTCGCCTGAATTTCTGTCTGTGTAAGGGCTTTATTCCACACACCAACTTCTGCAATTTGACCAGGATAGAAATATTGAGGTTTTACTTCGGTGGAACCAGCACCAATTCGCAGAGGGCATCGAGTATTTAGTGTGTAAACTACATTTTTGCTGCCAACTTCTGTTCCATTGACATAAAGTTTCAGTTGTTTGCCATCAAAGGTACTTGTTACATGAGTCCAAGTATTAAGAATTACGTCTGAACCAGCAACAACTTCCCAAGCCTGTGTATTGTTCCCAACCCAAGCTTGCCACTTATTATTATCTCCTGCGTAGATAATATAACCTTTTGATAAGGGACTCGCATCACGGGATGTAATCACAGAACGCCAAGTTCCTTGACTTCCGACAACTTTTACCC contains the following coding sequences:
- a CDS encoding ABC transporter ATP-binding protein, with amino-acid sequence MKETVLEVRNLQVEFSGDGSKVNAVDGITFELNRGETLGIVGESGSGKSVTALAVMGLLQYPGKVSGGQIWFRPQENAQPIDLLALPPQEMQLYRGGDIAMVFQEPMSSLNPVYDIGFQLTEAIMRHQNVNAIEARRIAIAGLQEVKLLSSDEEIQQQYFNNLQPNGFQLAQSVKKHKEAMLERYPHQLSGGQLQRVMIAMAISCNPSLLIADEPTTALDVTVQATIIDLMRELQQSRDMGMIFISHDLGLISEIADQVAVMYKGKIVEAGAAEQIFSHPQHPYTQGLVACRPTLQRRPQKLLTVSDYMSVEEDANGQVVIESKEPVQPRNVTSEEINQRLANLTAQKPLLEIRNLRVGFPVRGVLSRTKPYNMAVNSVSFDVYPGETLGLVGESGCGKTTLGRTLLRLIAPMSGKILFDGQNITTLTGERLQKLRREMQIVFQNPFSSLDPRMKIGDAVMEPLLIHSVGKTKQQRQDRAAELLERVGLSADDLKRYPHQFSGGQRQRVCIARSLALNPKFIICDESVSALDVSVQAQVLNLLKELQSELQLTYIFISHDLSVVKFMSDRILVMNQGKIVEEGTAESLYHEPKEEYTRKLIAAIPTGSAERIRNRHSRL
- a CDS encoding RNA-guided endonuclease TnpB family protein, which gives rise to MIVLEYKVKGKQHQYNAIDDAIRTTQFVRNKAIRFWMDAPRELKIDKFALNKYSTELRKEFPFVTALNSMAVQSAAERAWFAISRFYDNCKSKKSGKKGFPRFQKNCRSVEYKTSGWKLHKTKRRITFTDKKGIGELKLLGKWDIQYYELKDIKRVRLICRADGYYAQFCVGIDVIDVQPKTGEEIGLDVGIESFYTDSNGHHEPNPKFLRKAEKSIKHSQRRIYKKRKGSSCRKKARKLYAKKHLKVSRQRIEHAKRIARNVCKSNDLVAYEDLRVSNLVKNHCLAKSISDASWYLFRQWIEYFAVKFDKIAIAVAPHYTSQKCSSCGVIVKKSLSTRTHKCSCGCELHRDTNAAVNILNLAKARGGHPQSNATEVEATTLLGEPARS
- a CDS encoding AarF/ABC1/UbiB kinase family protein produces the protein MKNNTVPLSNSLVSIANHSQPPRKLWPRRLTILSSFCSFGMLLLWDWLTRRLLRNQQLRAKILVQKLIHLGPTFIKMGQVLSCRPDLIPPIYVDELASLQDQLPPFSNEQAYKVIKEELGCPYDQIYAELDPEPVAAASLGQVYKGKLQTGEIVAVKVQRPGIIDILVLDIYLLQQLSIWVQNNIPFIHTNISALTDELANSIFKEMDYVQEGLNAQKFAQLYGDFPQIHVPRIYQMYTTSRVLTMEWVNGTKITSIEVIRAQGLDPADLISLEFKFALQQLIKGGFFHADPHPGNVLVTPDGKLAYLDFGMMSEVAPETRDLLIIFFLHLVTGDFPALAEDFVLLGFLPPETDLVPLVPKLAEMFGNVRESSISELGFTQVFEKLLGLVYEYSWQIPKFYVLVFRCFATIEGIALKFNPGFQAYKVGYPYIAQWLLTRKSPILWDALRNFWLNNKAIQWGSVSDLVNNIYQSDDFNLYLILDRTLDFLYSPQGTSLRYVLVNEFVINLENLSTEAFEEVVIWTRSIITSYPPTTKLNNNWQNIQQFIIKFLLINPLDFISIQELSQLFLRPETQRLGQEIVTQLGRRILIRFI
- a CDS encoding LamG-like jellyroll fold domain-containing protein, whose product is MSSNLISNQSVLAFDGQDDYLVIPNQDAINFDQNQNFCIELWLKVGTIEPGSNTIFDINIIEKWQGSAFPYSIRYSSTKGTVYGSRYDGKNPSLSSKIVVNDQKFHHVAFVKQDSQLFLYIDGIEQSQTQDTTIQSTQNASPLYVAAGTSISKGGGTRRFFAGQIADIRLWNIARTPEEIQQNMNSRMLGNEPGLVGYYPLNGDANDKTSNANHGTINGAIWQQEELPLTLESVIILTPSLTTNMPNQVSVLQFDGQDDCVNLGKKSAFKIEKDITIEAWIYAEVQKEYAGILSNIFDTGLTESGYGLLLDGKSGIYLGLEPSSQSQQHMPYLSSGVNTLNLNQWHHVAGIYNGEQMKVYIDGVEKATLAVSSPAIKYEPENDLLIGMFKDDNECYAFKGKIAEIRLWNRIRSAEEIKADMNRYLVGNEAGLVGYWSLNEGSGNIVTDKTSQGNNGTINGAIWQQEELPLSPTAPNSVEANKGVLSFDGKGDYVEVANCPNPTESMTISCWAKSNTPTWNEHGFLVSKRDAFILHPNAGGKSIHFYIASNGWRATAVDPKIDITQWHHYAGTFDGKSIRLYIDGEEVARTDYVGTIQQDNGPMFIGWDDGINGRYFNGQITEVSLWNYARREQEIKGDMYQRLKGNETGLVGYWSLNEGSGSIAPDKTSSGKNGTINGATWQQEELPLKIEKTDTIQSVLTFDGKDDYVEVPYTQSLNPNVFTVSAWVKVVGSQGTWRSVITSRDASPLSKGYIIYAGDNNKWQAWVGNNTQAWEVVAGSDVILNTWTHVTSTFDGKQLKLYVNGTEVGSKNVVYTLNTRCPLRIGAGSTEVKPQYFYPGQIAEVGVWNKALTQTEIQANMNQRLTGKEEGLVAYFPLNEGSSAIAYDKTSNANHGKINGATWQQEELPIKIEKTDTVQSVLTFDGKDDYIKLPDGILTASYTKEAWIKLAEPPAQFNNIISGIHHALFVPSGVSAGHNGQFLTVNAPQPCPKNTWLHVAVAYDSQTRIMCLYQNGQLVSQASNVAPFDPSDRTLNIGVHQGNSFFKGEIAEARIWNFARAQGMIQETMSYRLTGKETGLVAYFPLNDGSGNVATDKTSNANHGTINGATWQQEELPIKDVTSSENESNVITGGNTPTKYGIADSASNFYLVDTNNPINGNGELTKWEIWAENTLPAQLIIYRKEADIWLVVGQSELKTPVVGLNQFSLSEPIKVNKGDFVGIYHPKAGCVSFFKEESAAWAIGNLSGTFLFTGSGSNSTAFANSGNRIYSLRVTGNLEVATEPQVSKFVKVGTKGGSISGTDFELLPQDTAPKSRLKSILMDAAWAIGTLQIEYENIDSIPAETYRSAIVGSGGSNVEVSIQPGDYLTKISGTWGRQAPGYPKEEIITLQFETKKGIKSQIFGGGSGNTEVESFVLEAPEGQEIIGFFGSHGGRQNLLVRLGIYCRPISIPENQQPTEPVQPTESAVIPENQQPTEPVQPTESAVVPKNRQPSQASLKLRKGFSFDEAILMANFSKYAYDVFQDEDGSVDDVALKKLYKALDKNQEWELVHIFRNDSTNLRGLILKNTQSEVAHQYAISLRGTAGISDGAVEMNNIVSDVDWELINYGAFSVQRAKVVQGLHLAFESVADEIQYFFKTLRGELKLSDFRRLRQLPPLRKFPCIMALCDAGAILLGAEFEKQAQDLVKKVVADEELEKILQFLEEQLLSQLSPLIEPIEVWVTGFSLGAALSQLAGLSLRRWFGSASAGGLLIKVYAIAAPKIGNQQFVDFYNQQIGAELSYRIENVLDIVPTYPYDPPFPISAIAPEGLQLGDIFFGKYANGGEPITVVGFGDGLSTSVSFGGLFSMPFNVPFPHSTDTYIKLLEEQKQFWYHLVNPVKDFLSPFLLELLREKQRKYIN